A stretch of the Streptomyces sp. NBC_01428 genome encodes the following:
- a CDS encoding FAD-dependent oxidoreductase, whose product MTDGRHHLAVIGAGPAGLAASLAAAARGIRVTLIDAGVTAGGQFYRRPAPGLRARRPGALHHRWRTWERLEEGLARHLEAGTVEHLTDHHVWLVEGAVAGGDSGTAPAFAVHALLGPLQERSVVVRADAVLLATGGYEKVLPFPGWTLPGVVTAGGAQAMLKGGLVVPGRTAVVAGTGPLLLPVATGLAAAGADVAALVESADPRAFARRAAALAAQPGKIAEGAGYAARLLCHRVPFLSHHTVVEAHGDERLDAVTVAALDADGRVRAGTERRIPCDTLAVGHGMIPHTDLAGALGCRTDGLRVDVDDEQRTDVPGVWAAGETTGVGGSALALAEGHIAGWSIAARLSGTAPDPRATTRAIRSRTRLRAFSGALDTVYAPPAHWTDQVTDDTVVCRCEEVTAGPIREAVADLGAGDVRTVKLLTRAGMGWCQGRMCEPAVVGLAGCEPTPARRLLARPVPLGVLARAGEEPDD is encoded by the coding sequence ATGACTGACGGACGGCACCACCTGGCGGTGATCGGCGCGGGCCCCGCGGGGCTCGCCGCGTCCCTCGCCGCGGCGGCCCGCGGGATCCGCGTGACGCTGATCGACGCGGGCGTCACCGCGGGCGGCCAGTTCTACCGGCGCCCCGCACCCGGTCTGCGCGCCCGTCGTCCCGGCGCCCTGCACCACCGGTGGCGCACCTGGGAGCGGCTGGAGGAAGGGCTCGCGCGGCACCTGGAAGCGGGCACGGTCGAGCATCTGACGGATCATCATGTCTGGCTGGTGGAAGGCGCGGTGGCCGGGGGCGACAGCGGCACGGCGCCGGCCTTCGCGGTGCACGCCCTGCTGGGCCCCCTCCAGGAACGCTCCGTCGTCGTACGGGCGGACGCGGTGCTCCTCGCCACCGGCGGATACGAGAAGGTGCTGCCGTTCCCCGGCTGGACCCTCCCCGGTGTCGTGACGGCGGGCGGGGCCCAGGCCATGCTCAAGGGCGGACTCGTCGTACCGGGCCGCACCGCCGTCGTAGCCGGGACCGGGCCGCTGCTGCTGCCGGTGGCGACCGGACTGGCCGCCGCCGGGGCCGACGTCGCCGCGCTGGTGGAGTCCGCCGACCCGCGCGCCTTCGCCCGCCGGGCCGCCGCCCTGGCGGCCCAGCCCGGAAAGATCGCCGAGGGCGCGGGGTACGCGGCCCGACTCCTGTGCCACCGCGTCCCGTTCCTCTCCCACCACACCGTGGTCGAGGCGCACGGCGACGAGCGGCTCGACGCCGTCACCGTCGCCGCGCTCGACGCCGACGGACGGGTCAGGGCCGGTACCGAGCGGCGCATCCCCTGCGACACCCTCGCCGTCGGCCACGGCATGATCCCGCACACCGATCTCGCCGGGGCGCTCGGCTGCCGTACCGACGGACTGCGGGTGGACGTCGACGACGAGCAGCGCACCGACGTGCCCGGTGTCTGGGCCGCGGGGGAGACCACCGGTGTCGGCGGTTCCGCCCTCGCCCTGGCGGAGGGACACATCGCGGGCTGGTCGATCGCGGCCCGGCTCTCCGGTACCGCACCCGACCCGCGTGCGACGACCCGCGCGATCCGCTCCCGTACGCGCCTGCGGGCCTTCTCCGGGGCGCTCGACACCGTGTACGCGCCGCCCGCGCACTGGACGGACCAGGTCACCGACGACACCGTCGTGTGCCGCTGCGAGGAGGTCACGGCCGGCCCGATCCGCGAGGCCGTCGCCGACCTCGGCGCCGGTGACGTCCGCACCGTGAAACTCCTCACCCGCGCCGGGATGGGATGGTGCCAGGGCCGGATGTGCGAACCGGCGGTGGTCGGCCTCGCGGGCTGCGAACCGACCCCCGCACGCAGGCTGTTGGCGCGCCCGGTACCGCTCGGCGTGCTCGCGAGGGCCGGAGAGGAACCGGATGACTGA
- a CDS encoding dihydrodipicolinate synthase family protein: protein MTVTPDHRPWRGVLVATALPLNDDLSVDHDRYAEHCAWLVENGCDGVVPNGSLGEYQVLTPEERARVVETAVSAIGGQRVMPGVAAYGSAEARRWAEQAAEAGCGAVMLLPPNAYRADERSVLAHYAEVARAGLPVVAYNNPIDTKVDLVPELLAELYAAGSIQGVKEFSGDVRRAYRIAELAPDLDLLVGADDVLLELAVAGAKGWVAGYPNALPRAGVELYRAAVAGDLDTAGKLYRQLHPLLRWDSQVEFVQAIKLSMDIVGRHGGPVRPPRVPLLPAQEAAVRSATERAVAAGLV, encoded by the coding sequence ATGACGGTCACCCCCGACCACCGCCCCTGGCGCGGAGTTCTCGTCGCCACCGCGCTCCCGCTGAACGACGACCTCTCCGTGGACCACGACCGCTACGCCGAGCACTGCGCCTGGCTGGTCGAGAACGGCTGCGACGGCGTCGTGCCCAACGGCTCCCTCGGCGAGTACCAGGTCCTCACACCCGAGGAACGCGCCCGGGTCGTCGAGACCGCCGTCTCCGCGATCGGCGGGCAGCGGGTGATGCCCGGGGTCGCCGCCTACGGCTCCGCCGAGGCGCGCCGCTGGGCCGAGCAGGCCGCCGAGGCGGGCTGTGGCGCCGTGATGCTCCTGCCGCCCAACGCCTACCGGGCCGACGAGCGGTCCGTCCTCGCCCACTACGCCGAGGTCGCCCGGGCGGGCCTCCCCGTCGTCGCGTACAACAACCCCATCGACACCAAGGTCGACCTGGTGCCCGAGCTGCTCGCCGAGCTGTACGCGGCCGGTTCGATCCAGGGCGTCAAGGAGTTCTCCGGGGACGTGCGGCGCGCCTACCGCATCGCCGAACTCGCCCCGGACCTCGATCTGTTGGTCGGGGCCGACGACGTCCTGCTGGAACTCGCCGTGGCGGGCGCCAAGGGCTGGGTGGCCGGCTACCCGAACGCGCTGCCCAGGGCGGGCGTCGAGCTGTACCGCGCCGCCGTCGCCGGAGACCTCGACACGGCCGGCAAGCTCTACCGGCAGCTGCATCCGCTGCTGCGCTGGGACTCCCAGGTCGAGTTCGTCCAGGCCATCAAGCTGTCCATGGACATCGTCGGCCGCCACGGCGGCCCGGTCCGCCCGCCCCGCGTACCGCTCCTGCCCGCCCAGGAGGCGGCCGTCAGGTCGGCCACGGAACGGGCCGTCGCCGCCGGTCTCGTCTGA